Proteins from a single region of Sesamum indicum cultivar Zhongzhi No. 13 linkage group LG5, S_indicum_v1.0, whole genome shotgun sequence:
- the LOC105161492 gene encoding proline-rich protein HaeIII subfamily 1-like has protein sequence MKNFFTRFLLFALLLIAVVAEEGTATQRKFVLGKLPKGPVPPSGGSWIEPPGPPLEFVLGKLPKGPIPPSGPSRKTTPDPPRSGSPGKFVFGKLPKGPIPPGGPSRRIHGPPPSLRTI, from the coding sequence ATGAAGAATTTCTTCACTCGGTTTCTGCTATTTGCACTTCTCTTGATAGCTGTTGTGGCGGAGGAAGGAACAGCCACACAGCGAAAATTTGTGTTGGGGAAGCTTCCGAAAGGACCTGTTCCTCCCTCGGGTGGGTCATGGATTGAGCCCCCGGGCCCGCCTCTGGAGTTTGTATTGGGGAAGCTGCCGAAAGGACCTATTCCTCCTTCTGGGCCGTCGCGGAAAACCACTCCTGACCCTCCCCGCAGCGGGTCGCCGGGGAAGTTTGTGTTCGGGAAGTTGCCAAAAGGACCTATTCCTCCCGGTGGGCCGTCGCGCAGGAT
- the LOC105161435 gene encoding protein SODIUM POTASSIUM ROOT DEFECTIVE 2 has translation MKGIHIFCASQAATAICLTMDQPSSSSSTLPLGSSPIIDRYNPIITDSTRIARLVPPCTLNSHPKPHKLHHKKKNKRISLKEKHEDQANNSGTANTSSFDQKLKNSNGITTTRKSWSCNKPGDFISPPGSTRYLLREKVLLNAFSDSDPAGKLFLEDTSKSKDAITEEICNVKPPASSSPSHPHQVVVLRVSLHCRGCERKMRKHLSRMEGVTSFNIDFAAKKVTVTGNVTPLGVLSSISKVKNAQLWSPAMSSQIPPSLKNEYRGAGI, from the exons ATGAAAGGAATCCATATATTCTGTGCATCACAAGCTGCAACTGCAATATGCCTCACTATGGATCaaccttcttcttcttcttccactcTTCCCCTCGGCTCCAGCCCCATCATTGACCGCTACAATCCCATCATCACAGACTCAACAAGAATTGCCAGATTAGTTCCTCCTTGCACTCTTAATTCTCACCCCAAGCCTCACAAACTTCATcacaagaagaagaacaaaagaatCTCGTTAAAGGAAAAGCATGAAGATCAAGCCAACAACAGTGGTACTGCTAATACCTCCTCTTTTGATCAGAAGCTTAAGAACAGTAATGGGATCACCACAACTAGGAAGAGCTGGAGCTGCAACAAGCCTGGTGATTTCATCAGCCCTCCTGGTTCTACAAGGTATTTGCTGAGGGAGAAGGTTTTATTGAATGCTTTTTCGGATTCTGATCCTGCTGGGAAGCTGTTTCTTGAGGATACTTCCAAGTCTAAGGACGCCATAACAGAGGAAATATGCAATGTGAAACCGCCGGCTTCGTCGTCTCCTTCTCATCCACACCAG GTGGTTGTTCTAAGAGTTTCATTGCATTGCAGAGGATGTGAAAGGAAAATGAGGAAACATCTTTCCAGGATGGAAG GAGTAACATCCTTCAACATAGATTTCGCAGCGAAGAAGGTGACAGTGACCGGAAACGTTACGCCGTTAGGTGTTCTTTCCAGCATATCTAAGGTGAAAAATGCGCAGTTATGGTCTCCAGCAATGTCATCTCAAATCCCACCATCACTCAAGAATGAGTACAGAGGAGCTGGCATTTAA
- the LOC105161432 gene encoding probable pectate lyase 4, giving the protein MGNHHGRHSNPGHRRSHRRPSYKYGENAENSGPSITTPIENSYPGLRLPYGHVDSSLRALVGQAEGFGRFAVGGQHGDVYRVTTLADDGPGSLRDGCRRKEPLWIIFEVSGTIELSSYLLVSSYKTIDGRGQRIKFTGKGLRLKECEHVIVCNLVFEGGRGHDIDGIQIKPNSQHIWIDRCSLSDYDDGLIDITRGSTDITISRCYFANHDKTMLIGADPSHTFDRCIRVTIHHCFFDGTRQRHPRVRFGKVHLYNNYTRDWGIYAVCASVESQIYSQCNFYEAGQKKVAFKYYIEKAADKDEDCTGCIRSEGDVFLDGTQPGLTPLPSETSVFHPSEYYETWTVEAPSEDLKHFLQHCTGWQAIPLPPLQ; this is encoded by the exons ATGGGAAATCACCACGGGCGTCACTCGAACCCCGGACACCGCAGGAGCCACCGTCGTCCTTCCTATAAATACGGGGAAAATGCTGAAAATTCGGGACCAAGTATCACAACCCCTATTGAGAATTCCTACCCGGGATTACGTCTACCGTACGGCCATGTCGATTCCAGCTTGCGGGCACTAGTTGGACAAGCTGAGGGCTTCGGGCGTTTTGCCGTCGGCGGCCAGCACGGCGACGTTTACCGTGTCACCACCCTAGCAG ATGATGGGCCAGGTTCACTACGCGATGGATGCCGTAGAAAAGAACCTCTGTGGATCATATTTGAAGTTTCAGGCACCATTGAGCTCTCATCTTATTTGCTTGTATCCTCTTATAAGACCATTGATGGGCGTGGTCAAAGAATTAAATTCACTGGGAAAGGTCTGCGCTTGAAGGAGTGTGAACATGTGATTGTCTGCAATCTAGTATTTGAGGGGGGTAGGGGACATGATATTGATGGAATTCAGATAAAACCAAATTCACAACATATTTGGATAGATCGTTGCAGCCTCAGTGATTATGATGACGGACTGATAGATATAACCAGAGGGAGCACAGATATTACCATTTCTCG GTGTTACTTTGCAAATCACGACAAAACCATGCTCATTGGAGCTGATCCTTCCCACACATTTGACAGATGCATAAGAGTTACCATCCACCATTGTTTCTTTGATGGGACTCGACAACGGCATCCACGTGTTAGATTCGGGAAAGTACATTTGTACAATAATTACACTAGAGATTGGGGAATCTATGCTGTTTGTGCTAGTGTGGAGTCACAG ATATACTCGCAATGTAACTTTTATGAAGCTGGCCAAAAGAAGGTGGcctttaaatattacatagaaaaG GCAGCTGACAAGGACGAGGACTGTACTGGCTGCATTAGATCTGAAGGCGATGTTTTTCTTGATGGAACTCAACCAGGCTTGACGCCCCTTCCGAGTGAGACTTCTGTATTTCATCCTAGTGAATACTACGAGACATGGACAGTTGAAGCACCGTCTGAAGATCTGAAACATTTTCTTCAACACTGCACGGGATGGCAGGCTATCCCACTACCTCCCCTGCAGTaa
- the LOC105161434 gene encoding UDP-glucuronic acid decarboxylase 1: MKQLHKQPTSSRKDEESPFSHTSSTYSPKSLKPSRSLPRSLNYILKEQRLLFILVGILIGSTFFIIQPSLSILSPTDPRPPHISAANHHQSLDTFPHHTSPDTHNFHNHFGINNYNRYASGVGRVPVGIGSKRKRIVVTGGAGFVGSHLVDKLIARGDDVIVIDNFFTGRKENVMHLFGNSRFELIRHDVVEPILLEVDQIYHLACPASPVHYKYNPVKTIKTNVMGTLNMLGLAKRIGARFLLTSTSEVYGDPLEHPQKETYWGHVNPIGVRSCYDEGKRTAETLTMDYHRGAGVEVRIARIFNTYGPRMCLDDGRVVSNFVSQAIRKQPMTVYGDGKQTRSFQYVSDLVDGLVALMEGEHVGPFNLGNPGEFSMIELAEVVKETIDPSATIEFRPNTADDPHKRKPDISKAKELLNWEPKISLREGLPLMVNDFRNRILNEDEGKEDK, translated from the exons ATGAAGCAATTGCACAAACAACCCACATCCTCCCGCAAGGACGAAGAATCTCCCTTCTCCCACACCTCCTCCACCTACTCTCCCAAATCCCTTAAACCATCCCGATCCCTTCCCAGATCCCTCAATTACATCCTCAAGGAGCAGCGCCTTCTCTTCATCCTCGTCGGCATTTTGATCGGCTCCACTTTCTTCATCATCCAGCCTTCCCTCTCCATCCTCTCTCCAACCGATCCCCGCCCCCCCCACATTTCCGCTGCCAACCACCACCAATCCTTGGATACTTTTCCCCATCATACCTCCCCTGACACCCACAATTTTCACAATCATTTtggtataaataattataataggtATGCTAGTGGGGTGGGGAGAGTCCCCGTCGGTATTGGGAGTAAAAGGAAGAGGATCGTTGTTACCGGTGGTGCCGGCTTCGTCGGTAGTCATTTGGTCGATAAGTTGATTGCCAGAGGGGATGATGTCATTGTCATTGATAACTTTTTCACCGGGAGGAAGGAGAATGTGATGCATTTGTTTGGGAATTCGAGGTTCGAGTTGATTAGACATGATGTTGTCGAGCCGATTTTGTTGGAGGTGGATCAGATCTACCATTTAGCTTGCCCGGCCTCGCCCGTGCATTATAAGTATAATCCTGTCAAGACTATC AAGACAAATGTGATGGGAACACTTAATATGTTGGGCCTTGCAAAGAGAATCGGCGCGAGGTTCCTTCTTACTAGTACAAGTGAGGTTTATGGTGATCCTCTTGAGCATCCACAGAAGGAGACGTATTGGGGACATGTCAATCCTATTG GCGTACGGAGTTGCTATGATGAAGGCAAGCGAACTGCTGAAACCTTAACAATGGATTATCATCGAGGTGCTGGTGTTGAG GTTCGTATTGCAcgtatttttaatacatatggGCCTCGTATGTGTCTAGATGATGGGCGTGTGGTCAGCAACTTTGTTTCACAG GCCATACGGAAACAGCCAATGACAGTCTATGGGGACGGCAAGCAAACACGTAGCTTCCAATATGTGTCTGACTTG GTTGATGGATTGGTGGCATTGATGGAGGGTGAGCATGTTGGCCCGTTCAACTTGGGTAACCCGGGAGAATTCAGTATGATAGAGCTTGCTGAG GTCGTCAAAGAAACCATCGACCCTAGTGCCACGATTGAATTCAGACCCAACACTGCTGATGATCCTCACAAGAGGAAGCCAGATATTAGCAAAGCAAAAGAGCTTCTGAACTGGGAGCCAAAGATTTCGTTACGGGAAGGGTTGCCTCTAATGGTCAATGATTTCCGAAACCGCATCTTGAATGAAGATGAAGGAAAAGAAGACAAATGA
- the LOC105161433 gene encoding exocyst complex component EXO70A1-like, with amino-acid sequence MPRKGMRSLCFSPKISSSSSSPPSHFASPSRFAFSPSRPSFSDSVMDRTLELAEPIIKKWNPETTTFARVTSLFYENRREARDFIKTVNNLQKAMHFLATENSSSDKLVRAQSLMQIAMKRLQKEFYQILSMNRALLDPESVSTRSSRTSTGSSTSDYDDDDDDIRVANESISEVEDVSTAAMADLKLIAECMISSGYAKECLKIYKIIRKSIVDEGIYKLGVEKFTSSQIHKMDWEVAELRIKNWLNAVVTAVKTLFNGERILCDYVFSSSDSIRESCFTEITREGAMILFGFPENVAKHSKKSPEKVFRVLDMYAGISNNWPEIDSIFSFESTTNIKSQALTSLIKLGEFVRSALNDFESVILKDSSKSPVAGAGIHYLTIDAMNYLSILSDYSNILSDILADSPPPAKNLLPESYFGFSDSDESPAPAISLKMAWLILVLLCKLDTKAKYYKDVSLAYLFLANNLQYVVVKVQTSNLRYLLGDQWLTKHESKVKQFASNYERLGWGHVIDSLPSDPAAAMTPDKVKEIFKKFNTSFDQAHKKQAICVVPDSKLRDHIKISIARKILRLYREFYNAHRQTMERERNSASVVRYAPEDVGHHLSDLFFGHVDSGSSSSFESSPSHSQPPRYRRDMRY; translated from the coding sequence ATGCCGAGAAAAGGAATGAGGAGTTTGTGCTTTTCCCCTAAaatttcctcttcttcttcttctccccCTTCTCATTTTGCTTCTCCTTCACGCTTCGCTTTTTCGCCGTCGCGGCCCAGCTTCTCCGACTCGGTGATGGATCGGACTCTCGAATTGGCTGAGCCCATCATCAAGAAATGGAACCCTGAGACCACTACCTTTGCTCGGGTTACTTCTCTCTTCTACGAGAACCGGAGGGAGGCCAGAGACTTCATCAAAACCGTCAACAATTTGCAGAAGGCTATGCACTTTCTGGCGACCGAGAATTCGAGCTCCGATAAATTAGTTCGGGCGCAGAGTCTGATGCAAATCGCGATGAAGAGACTCCAGAAGGAGTTTTACCAGATTCTGTCCATGAATCGGGCTCTTCTGGACCCTGAATCAGTCTCGACTCGGTCATCGCGTACCTCCACCGGTTCGAGCACATCCGATTAcgatgacgatgatgatgatatcaGAGTTGCCAATGAGTCGATTTCCGAAGTGGAAGATGTTTCAACTGCTGCCATGGCGGACTTGAAATTGATTGCTGAATGCATGATTTCTTCGGGTTACGCCAAAGAGTGCTTGAAAATATACAAGATTATTCGGAAATCTATTGTTGATGAAGGCATATACAAGCTTGGAGTGGAGAAGTTTACTTCTTCTCAGATTCATAAAATGGACTGGGAAGTTGCGGAATTGAGGATTAAGAACTGGCTCAATGCCGTGGTAACTGCAGTGAAAACTCTCTTCAACGGGGAGAGAATTCTCTGCGATTACGTCTTCTCCAGTTCCGATTCCATCAGAGAGTCGTGCTTTACAGAAATCACAAGAGAAGGAGCCATGATTTTGTTCGGATTTCCAGAAAATGTGGCGAAACATAGCAAAAAATCTCCGGAGAAAGTTTTCCGTGTTCTGGATATGTACGCTGGAATCTCCAACAACTGGCCGGAGATTGATTCCATTTTCTCATTCGAATCAACCACCAACATCAAGTCGCAGGCGCTGACGTCACTCATCAAACTCGGAGAGTTCGTTCGCTCCGCGTTGAATGACTTTGAGTCGGTTATTCTAAAGGACTCCTCAAAATCGCCAGTAGCCGGCGCCGGGATCCACTATCTGACCATCGACGCGATGAATTATCTCTCAATTCTCTCCGACTACAGCAACATTTTGTCAGACATCCTGGCTGATTCGCCGCCGCCAGCGAAGAATTTATTGCCGGAATCCTATTTCGGATTCTCCGACTCCGACGAATCTCCGGCACCGGCTATATCTCTCAAAATGGCATGGCTCATTCTGGTCCTTCTCTGCAAACTCGACACCAAAGCAAAGTACTACAAAGACGTTTCTCTAGCTTACTTGTTCCTCGCCAACAATCTGCAGTACGTCGTCGTAAAGGTCCAAACCTCAAACCTCAGGTACCTCCTCGGCGATCAATGGCTAACGAAACACGAATCCAAGGTCAAACAGTTTGCGTCGAACTACGAGCGGCTAGGGTGGGGCCACGTGATCGACTCCCTCCCCTCCGATCCGGCGGCTGCGATGACTCCTGACAAAGTCaaagaaattttcaagaaatttaacacGTCGTTTGACCAGGCGCACAAGAAGCAGGCTATCTGCGTCGTACCTGATAGCAAGCTCCGCGATCATATAAAGATTTCTATCGCGAGAAAGATACTTCGATTATACCGCGAGTTTTACAATGCACACAGGCAGACGatggaaagagagagaaattccGCATCTGTGGTCAGATATGCCCCTGAGGATGTTGGACATCACCTGTCTGATCTTTTTTTTGGTCACGTTGATTCAGGGAGTTCTTCGTCATTTGAGTCGTCCCCTTCCCATTCACAACCGCCGCGATATCGCCGAGATATgagatattaa